A section of the Flavobacteriales bacterium genome encodes:
- a CDS encoding DUF2064 domain-containing protein has translation MGQKRTAILYFAYRPDVEALRKPIFKQHGHEVNVRFYKELQEELFGQLTPLGLPVEHIDERQQHGHGFGERFCNAIEDVWARGYDQVIILGNDTPELDASVYQQAYELLRQDKTCLVKTHRNGVALIALQKERYYRHLWMELPWQSERIFDELFDCMAFCKVLGPDAIELNNLADVFAYLEMHRGKDSIAFLIESILNPLRNFVSLHLREKESGFISTRKLRGPPFTC, from the coding sequence ATGGGTCAAAAGCGTACTGCTATACTATATTTTGCCTACAGACCCGATGTAGAAGCACTCCGCAAGCCGATTTTCAAGCAGCACGGTCATGAAGTGAATGTGCGTTTCTACAAGGAACTTCAAGAAGAACTCTTCGGTCAACTGACACCCCTTGGACTTCCCGTTGAACACATCGATGAGCGCCAGCAGCACGGTCATGGATTCGGGGAGCGTTTTTGCAATGCCATTGAAGATGTATGGGCCCGCGGTTATGACCAGGTCATCATCCTCGGAAACGATACTCCTGAACTGGACGCATCGGTCTATCAACAGGCCTATGAGTTGTTGCGGCAGGATAAGACCTGTTTGGTCAAGACCCATCGCAACGGTGTGGCCCTCATCGCCTTGCAGAAGGAGCGGTATTACCGTCATCTATGGATGGAGCTCCCGTGGCAATCCGAGCGCATCTTCGATGAACTTTTCGATTGCATGGCTTTCTGCAAGGTCCTGGGTCCCGATGCCATCGAGTTGAATAACCTGGCCGATGTATTTGCCTATCTCGAGATGCATCGAGGTAAGGACAGCATTGCTTTTCTCATAGAGAGCATTCTCAATCCACTGAGGAATTTTGTGAGCCTGCATCTCCGTGAGAAGGAGAGTGGCTTCATCAGCACCCGCAAACTCAGAGGTCCTCCGTTCACCTGCTGA
- a CDS encoding ABC transporter substrate-binding protein yields MQAHVCTFLWICSLALMVSCGVKERHPDKQIFYYNESAGISSLDPAFANNLENIWWVSQLYNGLVQMDTALHIQPSIAKSWEISEDGLRYTFHLRSDVCFHPHELLSPQRVVTARDFVYSFERIMDGSIASPGLWIFDKLDQENPYEATDDSTLVIHLARPFPPFLGMLAMPYCYVVPHEVVTHYGDDFRSHPVGTGPFRFNFWMEDVNLALLKHDDYFERDDSGEPLPYLDAVSVSFVPDKSTQFLDFLKGKYDMMSGVYKEYRNELLTDEGELAEAYRDRIYIQRQPFLKTDYLGILMEDAPIGLQDKRVRQAMDLALDKAQMVRYIKSNTAIPATFGFVPPACFLEPVDDSLAQTHDLESAKKLLIEAGYPDGEGLEEITLSTTSDYVELCEYIQHQLGRIGLKVEVDVLPTSMHRTAVSAGEIPFFRKSWIADYSDPENFLALFYSENAAPKGANYTRFNDAGFDSLFVSSLKEIDPVIRDSLYREMNLKIRSEVPVIPLFYDMVMRFVRKDVTGLRSNAMNHLDLRYVRKKK; encoded by the coding sequence ATGCAAGCGCATGTGTGTACTTTCCTATGGATCTGCTCCTTGGCATTGATGGTCTCCTGCGGTGTGAAGGAGCGTCACCCCGATAAGCAGATATTCTACTACAATGAGTCGGCCGGCATCTCATCGCTCGACCCGGCCTTTGCCAATAATCTGGAGAATATCTGGTGGGTGTCCCAGCTCTATAACGGATTGGTGCAGATGGATACCGCATTGCACATCCAGCCCTCCATCGCCAAGTCCTGGGAGATTTCTGAGGACGGTCTGCGTTACACCTTCCATCTACGATCGGATGTATGCTTCCATCCGCACGAGCTTCTGAGTCCTCAACGTGTGGTCACGGCCCGTGATTTCGTCTATTCCTTTGAGCGTATCATGGACGGGTCCATTGCTTCTCCTGGGTTATGGATCTTCGATAAACTCGATCAGGAGAATCCCTATGAAGCGACAGATGACAGCACATTGGTCATTCATCTGGCACGTCCTTTCCCTCCCTTCCTCGGAATGCTGGCTATGCCGTATTGCTATGTGGTGCCTCATGAAGTGGTGACACATTATGGCGATGATTTCCGCTCCCATCCGGTAGGTACGGGTCCGTTCAGATTCAACTTCTGGATGGAGGATGTCAATTTGGCCCTACTCAAGCACGATGATTATTTCGAGCGAGATGATTCCGGAGAGCCCTTGCCTTACCTGGATGCGGTATCGGTCTCCTTCGTTCCCGATAAGAGCACACAGTTCTTGGACTTCTTGAAGGGCAAGTACGATATGATGAGTGGGGTCTATAAGGAGTACCGCAATGAGCTCCTGACCGATGAAGGAGAACTGGCCGAGGCCTATCGCGACCGGATCTATATCCAGCGCCAGCCTTTCTTGAAGACCGATTATCTCGGTATCCTTATGGAAGATGCTCCTATCGGACTACAGGACAAGCGCGTTCGTCAGGCCATGGACCTCGCCCTGGACAAGGCACAGATGGTCCGCTATATCAAAAGCAATACGGCCATTCCCGCTACATTCGGTTTCGTGCCTCCTGCATGTTTCCTAGAGCCTGTGGACGATAGTTTGGCCCAGACACATGACCTAGAAAGTGCTAAAAAGCTATTGATCGAGGCCGGATACCCCGATGGGGAAGGCTTGGAAGAGATCACGCTCAGCACCACATCGGATTATGTGGAACTCTGTGAGTACATCCAACATCAACTGGGTAGAATCGGGCTGAAGGTCGAGGTGGATGTGCTACCTACCTCCATGCATCGCACGGCCGTATCGGCAGGTGAGATACCCTTCTTCCGTAAATCATGGATTGCCGATTATTCGGATCCAGAGAACTTCTTGGCCTTGTTCTACTCCGAGAATGCTGCCCCCAAAGGAGCCAACTACACCCGATTCAATGATGCGGGTTTTGACAGTCTGTTCGTGAGTAGTCTGAAAGAGATCGACCCTGTGATACGTGACAGTCTGTACCGGGAGATGAATCTGAAGATCCGCTCAGAGGTTCCGGTCATCCCTTTATTCTATGACATGGTCATGCGATTCGTTCGTAAGGATGTGACCGGTCTGCGGAGCAATGCCATGAATCACCTGGATCTCAGGTATGTGCGTAAGAAGAAGTGA
- a CDS encoding 4-carboxymuconolactone decarboxylase, translated as MSKPYYVDSDLGKFGDIGEWNKELADKFFDYYGDVFKTGALTAREKSLIALAVSHAIQCPYCIDAYTSDALKQGADEEQMMEAIHVTAAIRGGASLVHGVQMMNKAGELTM; from the coding sequence ATGTCAAAACCGTATTACGTGGACTCCGACCTCGGAAAATTCGGAGATATAGGAGAGTGGAATAAAGAACTGGCCGATAAGTTCTTCGACTACTATGGCGATGTATTCAAGACCGGTGCACTGACTGCCCGCGAGAAATCCCTGATCGCATTGGCTGTGTCTCATGCCATCCAGTGTCCCTATTGCATAGATGCCTATACTTCCGATGCACTGAAGCAAGGCGCAGATGAAGAGCAGATGATGGAGGCCATACATGTCACGGCCGCTATCCGCGGTGGTGCATCTCTGGTACATGGAGTACAGATGATGAACAAGGCAGGTGAACTGACCATGTGA